A single genomic interval of Trinickia acidisoli harbors:
- the serC gene encoding 3-phosphoserine/phosphohydroxythreonine transaminase — MHSNTLNFSAGPGALPATVLTQTRDAIVALPETGISVLGMSHRSDWFLAILDEAERNLRDLLGLSDRYAVTFLQGGSSLLFATVPMNFATAAFAPPEYVISGYWSARASAEAGRVGAHRIAWDGQRTGFHELPAFEQLDVDPRAAYLHYVSNETIEGLQFPVPAHGAPVPLIADMSSDFLSKPLAAERFGMIYAHAQKNLGPAGVTVALIDRDLLARIPDGMPHILDFRTQIAHGSNYNTPPVFAIYVLTLITRWLRDDIGGLADMQHINEAKAARLYGVLDEMRDAVTVHAKRPWRSMMNVAFTFGDARLDRAFLDAAEARGMTGLEGHRSLRGLRASLYNAVTPDAVETLCEALTEFALQRV; from the coding sequence ATGCACTCGAACACCCTGAACTTCTCCGCGGGCCCCGGCGCCTTGCCCGCTACCGTGCTGACGCAGACACGCGATGCGATCGTGGCCCTGCCGGAGACGGGCATTTCGGTACTCGGCATGAGCCATCGGTCCGACTGGTTCCTCGCGATTCTCGATGAAGCCGAGCGCAACCTTCGCGATCTGCTCGGCCTGTCCGACCGTTACGCCGTAACCTTTTTGCAAGGCGGCAGCAGCCTGCTGTTCGCAACGGTGCCGATGAACTTCGCGACGGCCGCTTTTGCGCCGCCCGAATATGTCATTTCCGGTTATTGGAGCGCTCGCGCTTCCGCCGAAGCGGGCCGCGTAGGGGCGCACCGTATCGCCTGGGACGGGCAGCGCACCGGCTTTCACGAGCTGCCCGCATTCGAGCAACTCGACGTCGATCCGCGCGCGGCTTATCTGCATTACGTCTCGAACGAAACGATCGAGGGGCTGCAATTCCCTGTTCCGGCGCACGGCGCTCCCGTGCCGCTGATCGCGGATATGTCCTCGGATTTCCTCTCGAAGCCGCTCGCGGCGGAGCGCTTCGGGATGATTTACGCGCACGCCCAGAAGAATCTCGGTCCGGCCGGCGTGACGGTCGCGTTGATCGATCGCGATCTGCTCGCGCGCATTCCCGACGGTATGCCGCACATTCTCGACTTCCGCACGCAGATCGCGCATGGCTCGAATTACAACACCCCGCCGGTATTCGCCATTTACGTGCTGACGTTGATTACGCGCTGGCTGCGCGACGACATTGGCGGCCTGGCCGACATGCAGCATATCAACGAGGCCAAAGCCGCGCGGCTCTATGGCGTCCTCGACGAGATGCGCGACGCCGTAACGGTTCACGCGAAACGACCGTGGCGTTCGATGATGAACGTCGCGTTTACGTTCGGCGATGCGCGGCTCGATCGTGCCTTCCTCGACGCCGCCGAGGCGCGCGGTATGACGGGACTCGAGGGGCATCGCTCGCTGCGCGGATTGCGCGCGTCGCTCTACAACGCCGTCACGCCGGACGCCGTCGAAACGCTCTGTGAGGCCTTGACCGAATTCGCCTTGCAACGTGTTTGA
- a CDS encoding sensor histidine kinase: MPRFDWFPKTLFGRTLLFIALIVASGAATLAVVARYYAGVASERAYDQLLAGATIQAAEDLYVQGGVLAINPPVAALSTLSRYDLVYYKVVDSRGVVVAGYADLPSPASTVAARSGPQFANGTYQGQRIRTATLARYLPEERTPGWAVVTVAQTTHARQQLTNDMSFKVWTLILLMSVLAIGASGLAIRRGLRPLARIETIIAARDPADLRPVAADTPSEINAIVGAINGLIGRLAERMTAMQRFIADAAHQMRTPLARLDAQIELLSHERDPARYATRLDALRATCADVGRLAGQLLNHAMVIHRTEAVPLQRVELVGLAKEVLGRTIPLAGERDIKVAFDSDAPHAYIDGDPISLQEALSNVLHNALLHGKADDIVVAVAASNTVVTLTVTDNGRGIPREHWEAALRPFERLEQDGAARRTGSGLGLAIVQEVMKAHGGGIGFAFPVTGGFAVSLTFPRAIRGN, from the coding sequence TTGCCACGCTTTGACTGGTTCCCGAAGACGCTGTTCGGGCGCACGCTGCTGTTCATCGCGCTGATCGTGGCGTCGGGGGCCGCCACCCTTGCCGTGGTCGCGCGATATTACGCGGGCGTGGCGTCGGAGCGCGCCTACGATCAGCTTCTGGCCGGCGCAACGATTCAAGCGGCGGAGGACCTTTACGTGCAGGGCGGCGTGCTCGCGATCAATCCGCCTGTGGCCGCGCTGTCGACGCTCTCGCGCTACGACCTCGTCTACTACAAGGTTGTCGATTCGCGCGGCGTCGTGGTGGCGGGTTACGCCGATCTTCCGAGTCCGGCGAGTACCGTCGCCGCGCGCAGCGGCCCGCAATTCGCAAACGGCACTTACCAAGGGCAACGCATTCGCACGGCAACGCTCGCACGTTACTTGCCCGAGGAGCGCACGCCCGGATGGGCCGTCGTGACCGTCGCGCAAACGACGCACGCCCGGCAACAGTTGACGAACGACATGAGCTTCAAGGTATGGACGCTGATCCTGTTGATGAGCGTACTCGCGATCGGCGCGAGCGGTCTCGCGATCCGGCGCGGCCTGCGCCCGCTGGCGCGCATCGAAACGATCATCGCCGCGCGCGATCCTGCCGATCTGCGGCCCGTTGCCGCCGATACACCGAGCGAGATCAACGCGATCGTCGGCGCCATCAACGGATTGATCGGGCGTCTCGCGGAACGGATGACGGCCATGCAGCGCTTCATCGCCGACGCCGCGCACCAGATGCGCACCCCGCTCGCGCGGCTCGATGCGCAGATCGAGTTGCTCAGCCACGAGCGCGACCCCGCACGCTATGCAACGCGTCTCGATGCGTTGCGCGCGACCTGCGCCGACGTCGGCCGACTCGCGGGGCAATTGCTCAACCATGCGATGGTGATTCATCGCACCGAAGCCGTGCCGCTGCAACGGGTGGAACTGGTCGGCCTCGCCAAGGAAGTGCTTGGACGCACGATCCCGCTCGCGGGCGAGCGCGACATCAAGGTTGCGTTCGACAGCGATGCGCCGCATGCCTACATCGACGGCGATCCGATCAGCTTGCAAGAAGCGCTGTCGAACGTGCTGCACAACGCGCTGCTGCACGGCAAGGCCGACGACATCGTCGTGGCGGTCGCCGCATCGAACACCGTCGTCACGCTGACCGTGACCGACAACGGCCGCGGCATTCCCCGCGAGCACTGGGAAGCTGCGCTGCGTCCGTTCGAGCGCTTGGAGCAGGACGGTGCGGCGCGCCGCACGGGCTCGGGGCTCGGCCTTGCGATCGTGCAGGAAGTGATGAAGGCGCATGGCGGCGGGATCGGTTTCGCTTTCCCCGTAACGGGCGGATTTGCGGTGTCGTTGACGTTTCCTCGGGCCATTCGTGGAAATTGA
- a CDS encoding response regulator transcription factor, producing the protein MRILVVEDDAEIGAAIRSRLTRLGHAVDLETDGATANSLLRVERFDLVVLDVMLPGMDGFAILRNLRAAGCATPVLLLTARSAIDDRVSGLGLGADDYLVKPFDYRELEARVQTLLRRNSGHANHLVRIGGLAIDRSSRLAELDGKPLSLSRQEFALLEILASRPQRIFSKEDLLNQLFSLGNEPTINAVEQYVTRVRKKLQGSSVEIRTARGMGYQIATL; encoded by the coding sequence ATGCGCATTTTGGTGGTAGAGGACGACGCGGAAATCGGCGCGGCAATACGCAGCCGCCTGACGCGGCTCGGGCATGCGGTGGATCTTGAAACGGACGGCGCGACGGCCAATAGCCTGCTGCGCGTCGAGCGTTTCGATTTGGTCGTGCTCGACGTCATGCTGCCCGGCATGGACGGCTTCGCGATCCTGCGCAATCTGCGCGCGGCGGGCTGTGCCACGCCGGTGCTGCTGTTGACGGCACGCTCGGCGATCGACGACCGCGTAAGCGGCCTCGGCCTCGGCGCCGACGACTACCTCGTCAAGCCGTTCGACTATCGCGAACTCGAAGCGCGCGTGCAAACGCTGCTGCGCCGCAATAGCGGCCATGCCAATCATCTCGTTCGAATCGGCGGCCTCGCGATCGACCGCAGCAGCCGGCTCGCCGAACTCGACGGCAAGCCGCTCTCGCTGTCGCGCCAGGAATTTGCGTTGCTCGAAATCCTAGCGAGCCGCCCGCAGCGCATTTTTTCGAAGGAAGATCTGCTCAATCAACTCTTCAGCTTGGGCAACGAACCGACCATCAACGCCGTCGAACAATACGTCACGCGTGTGCGCAAGAAGCTGCAGGGCAGTTCGGTCGAAATTCGCACGGCGCGCGGCATGGGGTATCAGATTGCCACGCTTTGA
- a CDS encoding ABC transporter substrate-binding protein — translation MRQKAGERRDGVMPSWRRRAFMAAGLGAALAPAFVLSKPRTVRISKGYGLLYLPLLVMEKERLFEKHAARLGARDASVEWVLLDGGNSVDDAMMAGTLDFAAAGAPGFIELWARSRGIPNVEVIGIGGLSTTSLSLNANQPRIASLGDFTPSDRIAVPGIRTSLSAVVLQMLASKLLGPQHFARLDSITVSLPHPQAMQALIRRENGITAHFGSPPFSTLELSQPGIHRVVDSIDVLGPLTLDVVFAPKRLVDAEPALVRAFLGALDEANRLIAQDRQAAAAIYVDASNFAVSRDAVTQMLASPQTRFSVWPGQLMDFVDFLYRVGTIKAKPRTWDEMFVPMLGDFHAS, via the coding sequence ATGCGGCAGAAAGCGGGCGAAAGGCGCGATGGCGTCATGCCGTCATGGCGGCGCCGCGCGTTCATGGCGGCTGGCCTCGGCGCGGCGCTCGCACCGGCCTTCGTGCTGTCCAAGCCGCGCACCGTGCGGATCTCGAAGGGCTATGGCTTGTTGTATTTGCCGCTGCTCGTGATGGAGAAAGAGCGCTTGTTCGAGAAGCATGCCGCTCGGTTGGGGGCGCGCGACGCGAGCGTCGAATGGGTGCTGCTCGACGGCGGCAACTCGGTCGACGACGCGATGATGGCCGGCACGCTCGACTTCGCCGCCGCCGGCGCGCCGGGGTTCATCGAATTGTGGGCGCGCTCGCGTGGGATTCCCAACGTCGAAGTGATCGGCATCGGGGGCCTGTCGACGACGTCGCTCTCGCTCAATGCGAACCAGCCGCGGATCGCATCCCTCGGCGATTTCACGCCGTCGGATCGGATCGCGGTGCCGGGCATTCGCACGTCGCTGTCCGCCGTGGTCTTGCAGATGCTTGCGAGCAAACTGCTCGGGCCGCAGCACTTTGCGCGACTGGACTCGATCACCGTCAGTCTGCCGCACCCGCAGGCGATGCAAGCGTTGATTCGTCGCGAGAACGGTATCACCGCGCATTTCGGATCGCCGCCGTTTTCGACGCTCGAATTAAGCCAACCGGGCATTCATCGCGTCGTCGATTCGATCGACGTGCTCGGGCCGTTGACGCTCGACGTCGTGTTCGCACCGAAACGGCTCGTCGATGCCGAGCCGGCGCTGGTACGTGCTTTTCTCGGCGCGCTCGACGAGGCGAACCGCTTGATCGCGCAGGACCGGCAAGCCGCGGCGGCGATTTACGTCGACGCGTCGAATTTTGCGGTGTCGCGCGACGCGGTGACGCAGATGCTTGCTTCGCCGCAGACGCGCTTCTCGGTATGGCCCGGTCAATTGATGGACTTCGTCGACTTTCTGTACAGAGTCGGCACGATCAAAGCGAAGCCGCGCACGTGGGACGAGATGTTCGTGCCGATGCTCGGTGACTTCCACGCGTCGTGA
- a CDS encoding MFS transporter, translated as MSKMARRLLPILVVMFLISFIDRQNVGFAKLQMVHSLHMTEGQFGLASSLFFIGYLLFEVPSTLALHRFGARLWLARIMLTWGVITVLMGFTTSMQTFCGLRFALGVAEAGFYPGVIYYLTLWFPQSYRARVLGIFTLGSALANMLGSLVGGWLLSLNGAWGLAGWQWVFIATGVPAVLVAVTVFKLLPASYREARFLSEQEKQVVAAALEREKPEHAEHAQPWKALLDPRVMLFAATYMLMSTSLYGVTYWLPTLVKSFGVSSRMNGVLSMLPWALSVLLLMYLPAKLRRANSILRAIAIVAAIGALGFLLSLVLPSTPLRFVALVIGGACIPLLYPCFWSMPPRYFTGARAAASVAAINSIGNLGGFFGQNLMPFAGKVTGTAFGPMIVPIVCLAVLGLGASVAWVRSDRMAAAVPA; from the coding sequence ATGTCGAAGATGGCGCGCCGTTTGCTGCCGATCCTCGTCGTGATGTTCCTGATCTCCTTCATCGACCGGCAGAACGTCGGCTTCGCGAAGCTGCAGATGGTGCACAGCCTTCATATGACCGAGGGTCAGTTCGGCCTCGCGTCTTCGCTGTTCTTCATCGGCTATCTGCTGTTCGAAGTGCCGAGCACGCTCGCGCTGCATCGCTTCGGCGCACGCTTGTGGCTCGCGCGCATCATGCTCACCTGGGGCGTCATTACGGTGCTGATGGGCTTCACGACTTCGATGCAAACGTTTTGCGGCTTGCGCTTTGCGCTCGGCGTCGCGGAGGCCGGCTTCTATCCCGGCGTGATCTACTACCTGACGCTGTGGTTTCCGCAAAGCTATCGCGCTCGCGTGCTGGGCATCTTTACGCTTGGCAGCGCGCTTGCGAACATGCTCGGGTCGCTCGTGGGCGGATGGCTGCTCAGCTTGAACGGCGCGTGGGGGCTTGCGGGCTGGCAGTGGGTATTCATTGCGACCGGCGTGCCCGCCGTATTGGTGGCCGTGACGGTATTCAAGCTGCTGCCCGCGTCATACCGCGAAGCGCGCTTTCTGAGCGAGCAGGAAAAGCAGGTGGTTGCGGCCGCACTCGAGCGCGAAAAGCCCGAGCATGCGGAGCACGCTCAGCCGTGGAAGGCGCTGCTCGATCCTCGCGTGATGTTGTTTGCCGCGACGTATATGCTGATGTCGACGTCGCTCTACGGCGTGACCTATTGGCTGCCGACGCTCGTCAAGTCCTTCGGCGTGTCGAGCAGAATGAACGGCGTATTGAGCATGCTGCCGTGGGCGCTGTCGGTGTTGCTCCTCATGTATCTGCCCGCGAAACTACGTCGTGCGAACAGCATTTTGCGAGCGATCGCGATCGTAGCTGCAATCGGGGCGCTCGGCTTCCTGTTGAGCCTCGTGCTGCCGTCGACGCCGTTGCGCTTCGTCGCGCTCGTGATCGGCGGCGCGTGCATTCCGCTGCTGTATCCGTGCTTCTGGTCGATGCCGCCGCGCTACTTCACCGGCGCGCGAGCGGCGGCGAGCGTGGCGGCCATCAATTCGATCGGCAACCTGGGCGGTTTCTTCGGACAGAACCTGATGCCGTTCGCGGGCAAGGTGACCGGCACGGCATTCGGGCCGATGATCGTCCCGATCGTATGCCTTGCGGTGCTGGGATTGGGCGCAAGCGTCGCCTGGGTTCGTTCGGATCGTATGGCCGCGGCTGTGCCGGCTTGA
- the ilvD gene encoding dihydroxy-acid dehydratase has protein sequence MPNYRSRTSTHGRNMAGARALWRATGMKDDDFGKPIIAVVNSFTQFVPGHVHLRDLGALVAKEIEAAGGVAKEFNTIAVDDGIAMGHGGMLYSLPSRELIADSVEYMVNAHCADAMVCISNCDKITPGMLMAAMRLNIPVVFVSGGPMEAGKVKSPTDGQVIAKIDLIDAMIKAADPKVSDAEVAEIERSACPTCGSCSGMFTANSMNCLTEAIGLALPGNGTIVATHAWRKGLFEQAGRLIVDLCRRYYQEEDTSVLPRNIATKRAFENAVALDVAMGGSTNTVLHLLAAAQEAGADFTMSDIDRISRKVPCLCKVAPATDKFHIEDVHRAGGILGILGELARADLIDLSCGNVHSGTLGNALAKWDVMGGDEQAQKFFRAAPGGIPTTVAFSQEVTFTSLDTDRKAGCIRSKEHAYSKDGGLAVLYGNLAEKGCIVKTAGVDESQWVFSGRARVFESQDDAVEAILGDKVVPGDVVVIRYEGPKGGPGMQEMLYPTSYLKSKGLGKTCALFTDGRFSGGSSGLVIGHASPEAAEGGTIGLVEDGDVIEIDIPQRKMHLVVTDEELARRRTAMDARGDKAWQPANRERVVSQALQAYAALATSADRGAVRDISQLKRK, from the coding sequence ATGCCCAACTATCGATCACGCACTTCCACTCATGGCCGCAACATGGCCGGCGCCCGTGCCTTGTGGCGCGCAACCGGCATGAAGGACGACGATTTCGGCAAGCCGATCATCGCCGTGGTGAACTCGTTCACTCAGTTCGTACCGGGCCATGTGCATCTACGTGATTTGGGCGCGCTGGTTGCGAAGGAGATCGAAGCGGCCGGCGGCGTGGCCAAGGAATTCAACACGATCGCCGTGGACGACGGCATCGCCATGGGTCACGGCGGCATGCTGTATTCGCTGCCGTCGCGCGAATTGATCGCGGATTCGGTCGAATACATGGTCAACGCGCATTGTGCCGATGCGATGGTCTGCATCTCCAATTGCGACAAGATCACCCCGGGCATGCTGATGGCCGCCATGCGCCTGAACATTCCCGTCGTGTTCGTCTCCGGCGGCCCGATGGAAGCGGGCAAGGTCAAGTCGCCGACGGACGGCCAAGTGATCGCCAAGATCGACCTCATCGACGCGATGATCAAAGCCGCCGATCCCAAGGTCAGCGATGCCGAAGTGGCCGAGATCGAGCGCAGTGCCTGCCCGACGTGCGGTTCGTGTTCGGGCATGTTCACCGCGAATTCGATGAATTGCTTGACCGAAGCAATCGGCCTCGCGCTTCCGGGCAACGGCACGATCGTCGCCACCCATGCATGGCGCAAGGGCTTGTTCGAGCAGGCCGGCCGGCTGATCGTCGATCTATGCCGCCGCTACTATCAGGAGGAAGACACGTCGGTGCTGCCGCGCAACATCGCCACCAAGCGCGCATTCGAAAACGCGGTTGCGCTCGACGTTGCTATGGGCGGCTCGACCAACACCGTGCTGCACTTGCTCGCTGCCGCGCAGGAAGCCGGCGCCGACTTCACGATGTCCGACATCGATCGTATTTCTCGCAAGGTGCCGTGCTTGTGCAAAGTTGCGCCCGCAACCGATAAATTCCATATCGAAGACGTCCATCGCGCCGGCGGCATCCTCGGTATTCTCGGCGAGTTGGCTCGCGCCGACTTGATCGACTTGTCGTGTGGCAACGTGCATAGCGGCACGCTCGGCAATGCCCTGGCCAAGTGGGACGTCATGGGCGGTGATGAACAAGCGCAGAAATTCTTCCGCGCGGCGCCGGGCGGTATTCCCACCACGGTCGCATTTAGCCAGGAAGTCACGTTCACGTCGCTCGACACCGATCGCAAGGCCGGTTGTATTCGCAGCAAAGAGCACGCTTATTCGAAGGATGGCGGTCTCGCGGTGCTGTACGGCAATCTGGCCGAGAAGGGCTGTATCGTGAAGACGGCCGGTGTCGACGAATCGCAGTGGGTCTTCTCGGGGCGCGCACGCGTGTTCGAGAGCCAGGACGACGCCGTCGAAGCAATCTTGGGCGATAAGGTCGTGCCGGGCGATGTGGTCGTGATTCGTTACGAAGGGCCCAAGGGCGGCCCCGGCATGCAGGAAATGCTTTACCCCACGTCGTATCTGAAATCGAAAGGGTTGGGCAAGACGTGCGCGTTGTTTACCGACGGCCGGTTCTCGGGCGGATCATCGGGGCTCGTGATCGGGCATGCATCGCCCGAGGCGGCGGAAGGCGGCACGATCGGCCTCGTGGAAGACGGCGATGTCATCGAGATCGACATTCCTCAGCGCAAGATGCACTTGGTGGTGACGGACGAGGAGTTGGCTCGCCGTCGCACGGCGATGGATGCGCGCGGCGATAAGGCGTGGCAGCCGGCGAATCGCGAACGCGTCGTGTCGCAAGCGTTGCAGGCGTATGCCGCGCTGGCCACTTCGGCCGACCGCGGCGCCGTGCGTGATATCTCGCAGCTCAAACGCAAGTGA
- a CDS encoding NAD-dependent succinate-semialdehyde dehydrogenase, which translates to MTRTFTPEALIRTENFIGGRWVPAADGARFAVTDPADGTLIAEVADSSVADARAATDAAAAALPAWRETLPKERAEILRRWHALIVANQDALGALISHEQGKPLAEGRGEVAYGASYVAWFAEEATRIYGDLIPQQQRGKRMSAIKEPIGIVAAITPWNFPLAMIARKIAPALAAGCTVIGKPAEDTPLTASALVLLAQEAGVPAGVLNLITASRARGVDAVADWLQDARVRKITFTGSTAVGKHLARESAGTLKKLSLELGGNAPFIVFDDADLDAAVGGLIVSKFRNGGQTCVCPNRVYVQAGVYERFCALLAQRVESMKVGPASDTSTQIGPMINARAVDKIARHVDDALTHGARVVTGGRRLAELGPNFYAPTVLADANASMLLCDEETFGPVVPLFRFEDEREAIEAANATPYGLASYFYSNDMKRIERVSRALEAGLVGINEGAISSEAAPFGGVKESGYGREGSKYGLDDYLSIKYLCQGNLG; encoded by the coding sequence ATGACGCGTACGTTTACGCCCGAAGCGTTGATCCGCACGGAGAACTTCATCGGCGGACGATGGGTGCCGGCCGCCGACGGCGCGCGATTCGCCGTTACCGATCCCGCGGACGGCACGCTCATTGCCGAGGTGGCGGATAGCTCCGTTGCCGACGCGCGCGCGGCAACCGATGCCGCGGCAGCCGCCCTGCCCGCCTGGCGCGAAACACTGCCGAAAGAACGCGCCGAAATTTTGCGACGCTGGCATGCGCTCATCGTCGCGAATCAAGATGCGCTCGGTGCGTTGATCTCGCACGAGCAAGGTAAGCCGCTGGCCGAGGGGCGTGGCGAGGTCGCCTATGGTGCCTCGTACGTCGCATGGTTCGCGGAGGAAGCGACGCGTATCTATGGCGATCTGATTCCTCAGCAGCAACGCGGCAAACGAATGAGTGCGATCAAAGAACCGATCGGCATCGTCGCTGCCATTACGCCGTGGAATTTTCCGCTCGCGATGATCGCGCGCAAGATCGCGCCTGCATTGGCAGCGGGCTGTACCGTCATCGGTAAACCTGCCGAGGATACGCCACTGACCGCGTCGGCGCTCGTGCTGCTCGCGCAGGAAGCGGGCGTACCGGCAGGCGTGCTGAACCTCATTACCGCATCGCGCGCGCGTGGCGTGGATGCCGTCGCCGATTGGCTGCAAGACGCGCGCGTGCGCAAGATCACGTTCACGGGATCGACGGCCGTAGGCAAACACTTGGCGCGCGAATCGGCCGGCACGCTCAAGAAACTTTCGCTCGAATTGGGCGGCAATGCACCGTTCATCGTATTCGACGATGCCGATCTGGATGCCGCGGTGGGGGGCTTGATCGTTTCGAAGTTTCGCAACGGCGGCCAGACGTGCGTTTGTCCGAATCGCGTTTATGTGCAAGCTGGGGTGTATGAACGCTTTTGCGCGTTGTTGGCGCAGCGTGTGGAATCGATGAAGGTCGGCCCCGCCAGCGATACCTCGACGCAGATCGGGCCGATGATCAATGCACGCGCCGTCGATAAGATCGCTCGACATGTCGACGATGCGCTGACGCACGGCGCCCGTGTCGTGACGGGCGGCCGGCGCCTTGCCGAACTCGGTCCCAACTTCTATGCACCTACGGTCCTCGCCGATGCGAACGCGAGCATGCTGCTATGCGATGAAGAAACGTTCGGCCCCGTCGTGCCGCTGTTTCGTTTCGAAGACGAACGCGAGGCGATCGAAGCGGCGAACGCCACGCCGTATGGGCTGGCTTCGTACTTCTACAGCAACGATATGAAGCGGATCGAGCGCGTTTCACGTGCGCTCGAGGCTGGGCTCGTGGGGATCAATGAAGGGGCGATTTCCAGCGAAGCCGCGCCGTTCGGCGGAGTCAAGGAATCGGGGTACGGCAGAGAGGGGTCGAAGTATGGCCTCGACGATTATCTGTCGATCAAGTATTTGTGCCAGGGGAATTTGGGTTAG